TGTGGCTCCAAATGCCACCACGACCTACACCATCACCTCGACTGACGGCAACGGTTGCTCCGCAAGCAGCTCCGTGACCGTCAACTATCTGGATGTTGTGGCAGCTTGCGGTTCCAATGGCCAACCAAAAGTGCAGATTTGCCACGTGCCTCCGGGCAACCCAGGCAATGCCAACACGCTCTGCGTGAGCCCCAATGCTGTGCCTGCCCACTTGGGAGCCGGTATCGGTCATGGTGGAGATTACCTCGGCCCATGCGGCAATCCTTGCCGCCGCACCAATCCTGCTTGCGCTCCTGAAACTTGTGGTGGTACCTATACCGTCACGATCTCTGGCACAGGCTACTTGGATGAGACCAGCTGGAGCTTTGGCGGCACAACCGGTGGCCCATACAGCTTCGGTTCCACCAATTCGGTGACCGTCGTTGTTCCGAACGGAACTTCAACCTTCACCCTTGAAACACAAGGAAGCTTCAACGACAACCGTGCAACCTATACCATCTCCTGCAATGGAGGTGTGGTGACCTCTGGTTCGTTGAATGGTGGACTCTCGACAACGATCACCGGCATCTGCTGTGGCGGTATTGTCGCTCCTAAAATGGGCGATCAACCACAAGCAGCCATGAGCACTGGCGGTATTATGGCCTATCCAAATCCTTTCAATGAGACAACCACCTTCCGCTTCCGTTCCAGCAAGAACGGCGTGGCTTCGGTGACCATCTTCACATTGACGGGCAAGGAAGTCGCGAGCGTCTTCAACGGCGCTGTCGAGGCTGAAGGCGTGTATGAAGTACCGTTCAATGCCCAAGGCTTGAGCAGCGGCGTGTACCTCTACCGTTATGTCAATGCCGAAGGTCAAATTTCCATGGGCAAAGTGAATTTGGTGAAATAATCCAATTCGGTGACCTTAAAAGAAAACCCCATGCTGCTTCGGTGGCATGGGGTTTTTCTTTTCTATCCAAGGAAGGCGCTATCTTAAATTGAAACACTGATCAATATCCTTTCCGCTTCATTGGGTTTTCTACCGTAAATTTGCACCAATGAAAAAAGTCCATTTTGCCCTGTTTTTAACGATTTTCGGAGTTTTGACCTTGTGGATGTCAAGCTGCGAAAAAGACAAGGCATCCAACCGCAATTCCAAAGCTGATTCCCTCCCAAACCCCGAATTAGTAGCACTGAAAACGGATACGCCGCTGTTTGCGATTGTCGTGAACCGTGACATTCGCATGAAGCATTATTTTCCGTTCATGGACAGCGTTGTCTTGGCTTACGATTCCTTGGTCGGGTATGCCTTGACGGAACATCTGTTGGTGCGTTACAATCCTTGGATCATCGACACCCTGCAGAGCTACGATTATGACCTGCGCATGCCCAAAGGCCAATTCATCAAGGACCAAAAGGAAGAGGTGATGCTGCGCAAAGGTGATACGCTTTTTGTGCCCAATGACAGCGCAGCGGCTGAATTGTTACGGCTATTTGCCCAAACCACCATTGACGTCAACATTCCTGAATTTAAAATGCGAATCATGGAAGGTGACACGGCCAAATATGTATTCCCGGTGCGTGTGGGCAGGGACGAAGAGAAATTTCTGGGAATGGCGGGCCGTGTGGCAAGCTTGCGTACGCCGATTGGCGAAGGAACAATCGTGCGCATTGAGAAAAACCCCTTGTACATGAATCCCGTCGATGGTCAACGGTATTATGCCACCCACCGCGACGACGGCAAACTCACGCAATTGCCGCAAATTCCATTTCTGGAGCCCGAAATCAATGGTCAGCGGCCCGGCTCGCTGATTCACCCGACCACCAATCCGCATTCGCTCGGCAAAGCCTATTCCAATGGTTGTGTTGGCACCTCCGAACATGCAGCGTGGATCGTCTATTACCATGCGCCCGTCGGCACCAAGGTCCGCTTCCGCTATGACCTCAAGGTGATGGACGAAAAAGGCGATACGTTGGAATTGAAGAATGTGTACAAGCTTAAATTCCCGCTCAAGAAGTCGCAAGCCTTTCAACCTTTGCTTTGCCGAATGGATACATTGCAAGACGGCAGCGTCGTCCACGTCTGCAAATAGCGGAAATCATTCGTTGACAATTGTCTAGCTTTCCCGGAATTCCACCTTGGTCCAGCATTCCGGCAAATGCGTGTCGTAAATCCCGTGTTTGTTCATCGCCCACGCCGGATGCGGATGGACCTCGATCCCTGAAGGGGTCATTTTCTGGAATCTGCCCATAAAAATCCGCCATTCGTCGCCGTTTTGGGGTGGAAGGGAGCGCCCGTTGGCGAGGTGGGAAAGACCCGTCCAAGGAATTGCCACTTCCAAGCTCCATCCTTTGTCCACGTGGGTGGGATCGTTGATTTTGCCATCCACTTTCACCGCCGTCTGTAAGCCCGGCAAGTCCCAATTGGGAAAGGCCCAACGCAATCCCCTCGGATGCCTTCCATACCAAAACGAACTGCCCACACGGTCATAATCGCCGCCAAAAGTCAGGGCTTGGGGCTGAAACACGTCAAATTCGGGAATGTCCCAGCGGCTGCCGCGCTGATAGGCGTCCTTCCAGATGAAAAAGACTTCGTAAATGGTATTGAGCGCATTCACCTCCAACTCATAATAGCTGTCGCCGCCATCGATCAGGATTTCCAAGTCGCTTTCGAGGAAAATGATCGAATCGCGTTCCGTTTGATGGGCGGTGACGAAGGGATCTTCGGCCCAAAAGGCAAAATAAAGATGGGTTTCGTCCCACAAGGCCGCCACGCGCGTGTCGTACAATCCCGGAAGCCCTGTCACCATGTCCACCAATCGCGGCGACCAATTGGCTGATTGCCAGACGGGTTTGGAGATGTCGCCATCAATTTGAATCGGACCCGCGATTTGTTTGCAAACATAATGTGCTGCGGCCGAAGGGTCTCCGGTAAAGGCTGAGTTCGAATTTGGATTCATTGCTGCGAAGATGGGGTTTCTGAAACGTTGCGCAATTGTGCTGCCGCTTGCTCGGGCGTAATGTCACGCTGCGGTTCGGCCAACATTTCGTAGCCGACCATAAATTTCTTGACCGTGGCAGACCGCAACAGCGGCGGATAAAAGTGCATGTGCAGCGTCCATTCGGGGTGGGCGAGGCCGTCGGTCGGCGCTTGGTGAATGCCCGCTGAGTAAGGGAAACTGCATTGAAACAGGTTGTCGTAGCGGCAAGTGATCCTTCGAATGACATCTGCAAAGGCAGTTCGTTCCACATCGGTCAGCGCCAAAAGGTCCTGGACATTGCGCTTCGGCAAAATCAACGTCTCAAAAGGCCATGCTGCCCAAAACGGCACGACGACCGCAAAATGGTCGTTTTCCAAAACCACTCTTTCCTGATGACGCAATTCGGCAGCGAGGTAATCGGCCAACAAGGTGCGTCCATGCTGCGTGAAGTGGGCCTGCTGCTGCGCCTGCTCGCGCGCCGGCAACTCGGGGACATGCGCTTGCGCCCATACCTGCCCGTGCGGATGCGGGTTGCTGCAACCCATGGCCTGACCCTTGTTTTCGAAGATTTGCACGTGCTGAATATCCTCCCGCTGCCCCAATTCGGCAAACAAGTCGCACCAACAATCGACCACTTTCCGGATTCCAGCAACATCCATTTGCGCCAAGGTCAAGTCGTGCCGCGGCGAGAAACAGATCACTTTGCAAATACCCGATTCGAATTCGCGCACAAACAAAGGGTCTTCATTTTCAGGGATTTGTGGATTCTCTGCAGGATTCTCCAACAATGCTGGGAAGTCATTCGCAAAGACAAAAACATCCTCGTATTGTGGATTTTCCACGCCTGCTGCGCGTTGATTTCCCGGACAGAGGTAGCAATGTGGGTCATGCAAAGGCAGTTTTTCGCTTCTGACAACCTCTTGCTGACCCTGCCAAGGCCGTTGCGCGTTGCGGGGAAACGAGAATCCATTCGCCGGAAAGCAGGTTTTTGCGGCGATGGGGGAGATGATGGGATGAGTTCATTGCTTGAGAATGCTTCCGCCGTCGCTGATTTTCACGGGATAAAAATGCGGGGTGATGCCAAAATTGCGTTCGTAGCCATTTTTGAGATGCGCTTCGAATGCAGTTAAGTAGTTGTGGTTCACCAGATTCAACGTACATCCGCCGAATCCGCCCCCCATCAACCTTGCACCTGCAACGTACTCCAGGGAACCCGTGAGGTCCACCAAAAAGTCCAATTCGGCGCAACTGACGGCATAATCATGTTGTAAACCTGCATGCGTGGCATACAGACATTCCCCGACGGCCTTGATTTCGCCTTTTTGCAAAGCCTCCGCCACAAACCCAACGCGGGCATTTTCCTCCATCACGTATTTGCAGCGCAGCGCCACCTCGGGCGACATTTCCCAGCCTACTGTTTTGAGCATGTTCAGGTCGGCATCGCGCAGGCTTTGCACCTGCGGAAATTGGCGTTGGATCAGCCGAAGTCCTTCTGCACACTCCGCACGGCGCTGATTGTAAGCGGATTCGGCCAAGGAATGTTTGACGCGGCTGTCGCACAAAACGAGGGAGTATTCGCCCAGAT
This genomic stretch from Bacteroidota bacterium harbors:
- a CDS encoding L,D-transpeptidase, with the translated sequence MKKVHFALFLTIFGVLTLWMSSCEKDKASNRNSKADSLPNPELVALKTDTPLFAIVVNRDIRMKHYFPFMDSVVLAYDSLVGYALTEHLLVRYNPWIIDTLQSYDYDLRMPKGQFIKDQKEEVMLRKGDTLFVPNDSAAAELLRLFAQTTIDVNIPEFKMRIMEGDTAKYVFPVRVGRDEEKFLGMAGRVASLRTPIGEGTIVRIEKNPLYMNPVDGQRYYATHRDDGKLTQLPQIPFLEPEINGQRPGSLIHPTTNPHSLGKAYSNGCVGTSEHAAWIVYYHAPVGTKVRFRYDLKVMDEKGDTLELKNVYKLKFPLKKSQAFQPLLCRMDTLQDGSVVHVCK
- a CDS encoding carbohydrate-binding family 9-like protein; this encodes MNPNSNSAFTGDPSAAAHYVCKQIAGPIQIDGDISKPVWQSANWSPRLVDMVTGLPGLYDTRVAALWDETHLYFAFWAEDPFVTAHQTERDSIIFLESDLEILIDGGDSYYELEVNALNTIYEVFFIWKDAYQRGSRWDIPEFDVFQPQALTFGGDYDRVGSSFWYGRHPRGLRWAFPNWDLPGLQTAVKVDGKINDPTHVDKGWSLEVAIPWTGLSHLANGRSLPPQNGDEWRIFMGRFQKMTPSGIEVHPHPAWAMNKHGIYDTHLPECWTKVEFRES